A section of the Sporomusaceae bacterium genome encodes:
- a CDS encoding N-acetylmuramoyl-L-alanine amidase — protein MRIIIDGQRMPVQARASKDILSMLKSMSKMLGWGIFYDAAKEVVYINSKSSSPPAPVPDRQTAAEPIESTRLLGKTICIDPGHGGSDSGAVGPTGTMEKDNTLAISLLLRDRLEKNGATVVITRENDKDVSYPDSSADEELGARVDIANEAAADIFVSIHNDAFTSPSAAGTTTFHYGDADSVRLAGHVQKCLVDELGTRDRGSRFASFYVIRYTDMPAILVEVAFISNPEEEVLLASVDGRYKAAESIFQGIVKFFKV, from the coding sequence ATGCGCATCATCATAGACGGACAACGGATGCCGGTCCAGGCCCGCGCTTCCAAAGATATCCTTTCGATGCTCAAGAGCATGTCCAAGATGCTCGGTTGGGGCATTTTCTATGACGCCGCCAAAGAAGTCGTGTACATCAATTCGAAAAGCTCCAGTCCGCCGGCGCCCGTCCCCGACCGGCAGACGGCGGCAGAGCCCATCGAAAGCACCCGGCTGCTTGGCAAAACCATCTGCATCGATCCCGGCCATGGGGGCAGCGACTCTGGCGCCGTTGGTCCTACCGGCACCATGGAAAAAGATAATACTCTGGCGATTAGTCTCCTGCTCCGCGACCGGCTGGAAAAGAACGGAGCGACGGTGGTAATAACCAGGGAAAACGACAAGGATGTGTCTTACCCGGATTCGTCGGCCGACGAAGAACTGGGAGCGCGGGTCGATATCGCCAACGAAGCGGCCGCCGATATTTTCGTCAGCATCCATAACGATGCGTTCACAAGTCCCTCCGCGGCCGGTACGACCACCTTCCATTACGGCGACGCGGATTCGGTCCGGCTCGCTGGCCATGTGCAGAAGTGCCTGGTCGACGAGTTGGGCACACGCGACCGCGGCAGCCGCTTCGCCAGTTTCTACGTCATCCGCTACACCGATATGCCGGCCATCCTGGTGGAGGTAGCCTTCATCTCCAACCCGGAGGAGGAGGTATTGCTGGCCAGCGTTGACGGCCGGTACAAAGCGGCCGAGAGCATCTTCCAGGGAATCGTCAAATTTTTCAAGGTATAG
- a CDS encoding AbrB/MazE/SpoVT family DNA-binding domain-containing protein, whose amino-acid sequence MEVRKVFRAGNSSVVSLPFEMLKALGIKDGSHVSVELNREKRELILKPVVVKSGSVSIDFVRLVDKLLIDYDFALRRLNK is encoded by the coding sequence GTGGAAGTACGCAAAGTATTCAGGGCAGGCAACAGCTCAGTAGTTTCGTTGCCGTTCGAAATGCTCAAGGCGCTGGGGATCAAGGACGGCTCCCACGTGTCCGTGGAACTCAACCGCGAAAAACGCGAACTTATCCTCAAACCGGTTGTCGTGAAAAGCGGCAGCGTTTCGATCGACTTTGTCAGACTGGTGGACAAGCTCCTGATCGACTACGACTTTGCGCTGAGGAGGCTGAATAAATAA
- a CDS encoding TIGR01212 family radical SAM protein (This family includes YhcC from E. coli K-12, an uncharacterized radical SAM protein.), whose translation MRYRVYSEYLRQRYGEKVYKLPVSLPVTCPNRDGTCGVSGCVFCGEIGAGYENLPAEMTVAEQLTANIAHIAPKYKAQKFIAYFQNFSNTYMPPDKLADYLAQACRPGVVGVAVATRPDCLADRHLEVMADVRAVHNVDVFLELGLQTVNFHSLLKVNRGHTLAEFIDAVLRAKKFGAEICAHIILNLPWDDMTDVIENAKVLSALGVEQVKLHALYIVKGTVMADWYARGEVSLISKEEYVERVVTFLEYLHPDIVVQRLIGRAPASHTLFANWQSGWWTIRDDIERLMGERDTRQGRQCRYLGGAAAGKFL comes from the coding sequence ATGCGCTACCGCGTTTATTCCGAGTACCTGCGGCAACGGTACGGGGAAAAAGTTTACAAGCTGCCGGTCAGTCTGCCGGTAACCTGCCCGAACAGAGACGGCACCTGCGGCGTTTCCGGGTGCGTTTTCTGCGGCGAGATCGGCGCCGGCTACGAAAACCTGCCGGCCGAAATGACCGTCGCCGAACAGCTTACCGCCAACATCGCCCATATTGCCCCCAAATACAAAGCGCAAAAATTCATCGCCTATTTTCAAAACTTCAGCAACACCTACATGCCACCCGATAAACTCGCCGACTATCTCGCCCAGGCGTGCCGGCCCGGCGTGGTCGGCGTGGCGGTGGCCACGCGGCCCGACTGCCTCGCCGATAGACACCTGGAGGTGATGGCCGACGTGCGCGCCGTCCATAACGTGGATGTTTTCCTCGAGCTCGGCCTCCAGACGGTTAACTTCCACTCACTGCTCAAGGTCAACCGCGGGCACACCCTGGCCGAATTTATCGACGCTGTGCTAAGGGCCAAAAAATTCGGGGCCGAAATCTGCGCCCACATAATCCTTAACCTGCCGTGGGACGACATGACCGACGTGATCGAAAACGCCAAGGTGCTGTCCGCCCTGGGCGTCGAGCAGGTTAAACTTCACGCCCTCTATATAGTGAAGGGAACGGTTATGGCCGACTGGTACGCCAGAGGCGAAGTAAGCCTTATCAGCAAAGAAGAGTATGTCGAACGCGTCGTGACTTTCCTCGAATATCTTCACCCCGATATCGTTGTTCAGCGACTGATCGGGCGGGCGCCCGCCAGCCATACCCTTTTCGCCAATTGGCAGTCGGGCTGGTGGACCATCCGCGACGACATCGAGCGACTGATGGGGGAGCGCGATACCAGGCAGGGCAGGCAGTGCCGCTACCTCGGCGGTGCGGCGGCCGGCAAATTTCTGTAG
- a CDS encoding B12-binding domain-containing radical SAM protein, with amino-acid sequence MQVILATLNAKYVHSALALYSLRRYCRQVCPEIAVREYTINNEMLAILGDIYRLHPDVLGLACYIWNIDACLTLAALVRKVLPGTVIILGGPEVSYDPARVMADNPAVDYIVQGEGEETLASLLAEIGAGRLPEGIAGLAYRRGGEIIAGSPQVVGDLASVPFPYEEADMAGLQGRIIYYESSRGCPYSCQYCLSSATAGVRFLPVDRALDELAFFIARGVKQVKFVDRTFNARRDHYLPIIEFLAAQDTDTNFHLEIAADLLDDDVLSVLKNAPLGRFQLEIGVQSTNETTLTEIRRNNNWPRIVANVGALHAAGNIHLHLDLIAGLPHEDYRRFGQSFNDVYTLKPHMLQLGFLKLLKGSGIRRTAGEHGYIFMDDAPYEVLANNYISYGEIRKLKIFEEMFNQLYNSGRFPTTLDWLIASSGGDAFALYEAIADYWEKHDLHMIAPGSKSLARHLDVFCMDALPAQASICRQFLKFDTLGSDRDAGRPEFLPWDGAEWDEAKSAFWRDEPTVRRYLPDYAFTSWREVRKQHHIEVFELDIPAWVTDGRLIHRPTAVLFSRAGGTPPWQTVEPGDFPKGRAF; translated from the coding sequence GTGCAAGTTATCCTGGCGACACTGAACGCCAAATACGTCCACTCTGCGCTGGCTCTTTATAGCCTCCGGCGCTACTGCCGGCAGGTATGCCCCGAAATTGCCGTCCGTGAGTATACGATCAACAACGAAATGCTCGCCATCCTCGGCGACATTTACCGTTTACACCCCGACGTGCTCGGTTTGGCCTGTTATATTTGGAATATAGATGCCTGTCTGACACTTGCCGCCTTGGTCAGGAAAGTGCTGCCCGGCACTGTCATCATTCTCGGCGGACCGGAGGTTTCCTACGACCCGGCCAGGGTGATGGCGGACAATCCTGCCGTTGATTACATCGTTCAGGGCGAAGGCGAAGAAACGCTGGCCTCGCTGCTTGCTGAAATTGGTGCAGGCAGGCTGCCCGAGGGTATTGCCGGGCTGGCATACCGACGCGGCGGGGAAATTATCGCCGGGAGCCCTCAAGTAGTCGGCGACCTGGCATCAGTCCCCTTTCCCTATGAGGAAGCCGATATGGCCGGTCTGCAGGGCAGGATCATTTACTACGAATCCTCCCGCGGCTGTCCTTATTCCTGTCAGTACTGCCTTTCCAGCGCCACCGCCGGCGTCCGTTTTCTGCCTGTCGATAGAGCGCTGGACGAATTAGCCTTCTTTATCGCTCGCGGTGTGAAACAGGTGAAATTCGTCGACCGCACCTTCAACGCCCGCCGGGATCATTACCTGCCGATAATTGAGTTCCTCGCAGCCCAGGACACGGACACCAACTTCCACCTGGAAATCGCCGCCGACCTGCTCGACGATGATGTGCTGTCTGTGCTCAAGAATGCGCCGCTTGGCCGTTTCCAGCTTGAGATCGGCGTCCAGTCAACTAATGAAACCACACTGACGGAAATCAGGCGCAACAACAACTGGCCACGGATCGTGGCCAACGTCGGCGCGTTGCACGCCGCCGGCAACATCCATCTTCACCTCGATCTCATCGCCGGCCTGCCGCACGAAGATTACCGGCGGTTCGGCCAGTCGTTCAACGACGTTTACACCCTCAAGCCCCACATGCTGCAGCTCGGCTTCCTCAAGCTCCTCAAGGGCTCGGGCATACGGCGGACGGCCGGCGAACACGGCTATATCTTCATGGACGACGCCCCTTACGAGGTACTGGCCAACAACTATATCTCCTACGGCGAAATCCGCAAACTGAAGATATTTGAAGAGATGTTCAATCAACTGTACAACAGCGGCCGCTTTCCCACAACTCTCGATTGGCTGATAGCCTCCAGCGGAGGCGACGCCTTCGCCCTCTACGAAGCGATTGCCGACTACTGGGAAAAGCACGATTTACATATGATAGCCCCCGGAAGCAAGAGCCTGGCCCGCCACCTTGACGTCTTCTGCATGGATGCCCTCCCGGCCCAGGCCTCTATCTGCCGCCAGTTCCTTAAATTCGACACCCTCGGCAGTGACCGCGATGCTGGGCGGCCGGAGTTCCTGCCGTGGGACGGCGCGGAATGGGACGAGGCCAAGTCCGCGTTCTGGAGGGACGAGCCGACAGTACGCCGCTATCTGCCGGACTACGCCTTCACGAGTTGGCGGGAGGTAAGAAAACAACACCACATCGAGGTCTTCGAACTTGACATCCCCGCCTGGGTCACCGACGGACGGCTCATCCACCGTCCGACAGCCGTGCTTTTCTCGCGTGCCGGGGGCACACCTCCCTGGCAGACTGTTGAGCCGGGCGACTTCCCGAAGGGACGTGCGTTCTGA